CGCGGTCCCCCAGCAGCACCCGGATGTAATACATCCGCATCCGTCCAGAGAGATGGGCCAGCACCTCGTGGCCATTATCGAGACGGACCTTAAACATCGCATTGGGCAGCGTTTCCACCACTGTCCCCTCTACCTGAATGACATCCTTTGCCTTCTCGCTTCCTTTCGCCATCGGGCCTCCCTGAAGATAGAGATCTTCCATGCTTAATTGTAAGCGAGCTTCGGGGCAATTCGATGATTACCCTTTGGGATCTGGGCAAAGCGAGGAGATGCTTGAAGAGTGGGAGGGGGTGAAGAGGGGCTGGAATTCGTGAGGGAAGCGCCCCATCCAGGTGCTCTCATCGACCCCAGAGCTGCATCCACCAGGCCTGCCAGGGTGAGGGAGTAGGGGTGGGCGTGGGGTAAGGCGTGGGAGAGCGAGGGATGCGCTCCAGGCGGTAGGGCGTTTCCCGGGGGCGGATCATTCCGGCCTCCATGCGGGCCCAGCGGGCTACGAACTCCTCGCTCTGCACATACCGGGCCTGCTCGGCGAGGCGGGTCGCCCGGATCTGCTCGATGGTGATCGCCTGTTGCAGGCGCTCAGCTCGCTCCACTCGTTGCCGATAAAGTTCCAGGTTCCCCCACGCCACATGGGCCAGGAGTGCCAATCCCATCCCCACCATCAGGCGGACCAGCCATCGGCTGATCTCGCCCGCCCATGGACGCATTTCCATCGGATCCCCCTCAGGATAAAAAAAGGGCGTGGAGCGTCTTGCCATCGCCCTCCCCACGCCCTGGGTTCACCCGACCATGCCGGGGGCGGGATTTGAACCCGCACGGGCGTATGCCCACCACGCCCTGAACGTGGCGCGTCTGCCAGTTCCGCCACCCCGGCGGTCCTTTTCCAATTCTACCAGAGCCGGCCGCTCTGTCAAATCATCCGGCTGTCCATAGGCCTCCCATCCCTCAAAGCAATCGCCCCTCTGGAGTGGCTCCGATTCCCCGACTGGATGCGAGGGCGGGAGCCTGAGCCTGGCCGCGCTCCTGAGCATCCAGGGCGGCAATCGCCGCGATGAAAACGATGTCCTGGACCTCATCACCCGTTTGAAGGACATGGACCGGCTTGCCCATTCCCAGCAGGATCGGCCCGATGGCCTGGGCGTTCCCCAAGCGCTGCAACAGCTTATACGAGACGTTCGCCGCTTCCAGATCCGGGAAGACCAGGACGTTGGCGTCCTTCACCCGGCTGAAGGGGTAACGTTCCTCAATGATCTCCGGCACCACCGCGGTGTCTGCCTGCATCTCTCCATCGACCAGGATGTCTGGACGTCGTTGCCGCACGATCTCCACCGCCAGGCGCACTTTCTCCGAGAGGGGATGGCGGGTGCTGCCGAAGTTGGAGAAGGAGAGCATGGCCACCCGCGGCTCAATATCGAAACGCCGGGCGAAGTCCGCGGCCATGATGGCGATCTCCGCCAGGTCCTCCGCGGTGGGCTCGATGTTCACCGTGGCATCGGTGAAGAAGTAGACCTTCTCCTTCACAATCATGATGTAAAGCCCGGCGACCTTGCGCACGCCCTCCCGGACCCCCACCACCTGAAGGGCGGGGCGGATCACCGATGGATAATCATAGGTAAGGCCTGAGATGAAAGCATCGGCGTCCCCCATTTCCACCATCATCGGCCCGAAATAGTTGGGCTCCAGCAGCAAGGTGCGGGCCAGAGGGAGGGTGACGCCTTTGCGCTGGCGCTTCTCGAAGAGGCGTTGTGCGTATTCCTCCAGCCGCGGGAACTCCGGGGGGTAGACGATCTCCGGCTGGCAGCGCAGGCCGAGCTCCTCGATGCGCTGACGGACGACCTCTGGGCGTCCGATGAGGATGGGCCGGCCGATCCCTTCCTCCTGGACCAGGGCTGCGGCGCGGAGGATCTTGAGCTCCTCGCCTTCTCCGAAGGCGATGCGCTTGGGGGCGGCTTTCGCCTTGTTGATAATGAAACGCATCACCTGGGTGCCCTTGCCCAAGCGGGCCGCCAGCCGCTCCCGGTATTCCTCGATATCGATGTGGATGCGGGCCACCCCTGTTTCCATCGCTGCCTGGGCCACCGCCGGCGCCTCCCAGAGCATCACCCGGGGATCCAGCGGCTTGGGGATGATGTAATCCGGCCCGAAGCGCAGCGTCTCCAGCCCGTAAGCTTTCAGCACACTATCCGGCACATCTTCGCGCGCCAGGGCGGCCAGGGCCCGCGCCGCGGCCAGCTTCATCTCATCGTTGATCGCCCGCGCCCGCACATCCAGGGCCCCGCGGAAGATGAAGGGGAAGCCGAGGACGTTGTTCACTTGGTTGGGGTAATCGCTGCGGCCGGTGGCCACGATGGCGTCGGGGCGGATCTCCTTGGCCAGCTCGTAGCGGATCTCAGGATCAGGGTTGGCCAGGGCGAAGATGATCGGCCGCTCGGCCATCGATTTCACCATCTCAGGGGTGAGCACATCGGGGGCGGAGAGGCCCAGGAACACATCGGCGCCGCGGATAGCTTCTGCCAGGGTCCGGGCATCGGTCTCCGCAGCGAAGCGCTCTTTATAGGGGTTCATTCCCTCCTTCCGCCCCTTGTAGATCACCCCCTTCGTGTCCAGCATAATGAGATTCTCTTTGCGCACCCCCAGCTTCACCCAGAGCTCGGCGCAGGCGATG
This genomic window from Thermoflexus sp. contains:
- the infA gene encoding translation initiation factor IF-1 yields the protein MAKGSEKAKDVIQVEGTVVETLPNAMFKVRLDNGHEVLAHLSGRMRMYYIRVLLGDRVLVELSPYDLSRGRIVRRLSR
- a CDS encoding septum formation initiator family protein gives rise to the protein MEMRPWAGEISRWLVRLMVGMGLALLAHVAWGNLELYRQRVERAERLQQAITIEQIRATRLAEQARYVQSEEFVARWARMEAGMIRPRETPYRLERIPRSPTPYPTPTPTPSPWQAWWMQLWGR
- a CDS encoding NADP-dependent malic enzyme, giving the protein MLREDALEYHRKGRPGKLEIVPTKPMITQRDLSLAYSPGVAYPVLEIEKDPDLAYEYTTKGNLVAVISNGTAILGLGDRGALASKPVMEGKAVLFKKFADVDAIDIEVNTRDPDELIRVVQAIAPTFGGINLEDIKAPECFYIEETLRATLDIPVFHDDQHGTAVISAAALLNALELVGKRIDEIKVVINGAGASGIACAELWVKLGVRKENLIMLDTKGVIYKGRKEGMNPYKERFAAETDARTLAEAIRGADVFLGLSAPDVLTPEMVKSMAERPIIFALANPDPEIRYELAKEIRPDAIVATGRSDYPNQVNNVLGFPFIFRGALDVRARAINDEMKLAAARALAALAREDVPDSVLKAYGLETLRFGPDYIIPKPLDPRVMLWEAPAVAQAAMETGVARIHIDIEEYRERLAARLGKGTQVMRFIINKAKAAPKRIAFGEGEELKILRAAALVQEEGIGRPILIGRPEVVRQRIEELGLRCQPEIVYPPEFPRLEEYAQRLFEKRQRKGVTLPLARTLLLEPNYFGPMMVEMGDADAFISGLTYDYPSVIRPALQVVGVREGVRKVAGLYIMIVKEKVYFFTDATVNIEPTAEDLAEIAIMAADFARRFDIEPRVAMLSFSNFGSTRHPLSEKVRLAVEIVRQRRPDILVDGEMQADTAVVPEIIEERYPFSRVKDANVLVFPDLEAANVSYKLLQRLGNAQAIGPILLGMGKPVHVLQTGDEVQDIVFIAAIAALDAQERGQAQAPALASSRGIGATPEGRLL